In Anticarsia gemmatalis isolate Benzon Research Colony breed Stoneville strain chromosome 4, ilAntGemm2 primary, whole genome shotgun sequence, one DNA window encodes the following:
- the LOC142987821 gene encoding uncharacterized protein LOC142987821: MCSSTVMKTFVFCIFLYTVYAGENDIDDGSTELKMQGNRTNTNGKFSAAIACGCSLVVSPVCASNGATFKNKCTLDCENQRRRETKEDQLYVKCHYDCIVCVLIEWYKRAS; the protein is encoded by the exons ATGTGTAGCTCAACTGTTATGAAGACCTTCGTATTCTGTATctttttat ATACTGTATATGCAGGAGAAAATGATATAGATGACGGGTCAACGGAGCTCAAAATGCAAGGTAACCGGacaa ACACCAACGGCAAGTTCTCCGCGGCAATAGCTTGCGGGTGTTCTTTAGTCGTGAGCCCAGTTTGTGCATCCAATGGTGCCACCTTCAAGAACAAGTGTACCCTGGACTGCGAGAACCAGAGGAGGCGGGAGACGAAGGAAGACCAGCTCTACGTCAAGTGTCATTATGATTGTATCGTCTGCGTACTGATAGAGTGGTATAAACGGGCTAGTTGA